A window of Rhododendron vialii isolate Sample 1 chromosome 13a, ASM3025357v1 contains these coding sequences:
- the LOC131314244 gene encoding uncharacterized protein LOC131314244 — protein sequence MMGIHSPQPLPPPPPLLGSKTQNGSTVKPLYKALARGNSDTVARLLDQEIEWWYHGPPNCHHMMLILTGESEHRGYRFRPRSITTVGELVIVEGWEEEIIKRA from the coding sequence ATGATGGGAATTCACAGCCCCCAGCCAttaccgccgccgccgccgttgCTGggatccaaaacccaaaacggAAGCACTGTCAAACCCCTCTACAAGGCCCTAGCAAGAGGCAACTCGGACACAGTGGCCCGACTTCTAGACCAAGAAATCGAATGGTGGTACCACGGCCCCCCAAATTGCCATCACATGATGCTCATTCTCACGGGGGAGTCGGAGCACAGAGGCTACAGGTTCAGGCCTCGGAGCATCACCACCGTCGGTGAGCTCGTGATTGTGGAGGGATGGGAAGAAGAGATCATCAAGAGAGCGTAA
- the LOC131314245 gene encoding wound-induced protein 1-like → MGIHGHHLPQPPLPESKTRRNTVRSLYKALARGNLNTVGQLLDQELEWWYHGPPNCHHMMLMLTGKSKHRDYRFRPRSITTVGELVIVEGWEEEIMRAYWVHVWTVKDGQITEFREYFNTWLTVILQVPGEDGKENVKAWQSEPQQRLNWSLPDLVLTV, encoded by the coding sequence ATGGGAATCCACGGCCACCACCTGCCACAACCACCGTTGCCGGAGTCCAAAACCCGCAGAAACACCGTCCGGTCCCTCTACAAGGCCCTGGCAAGAGGCAACCTGAACACGGTGGGCCAACTCCTAGATCAAGAGCTGGAATGGTGGTACCACGGGCCCCCGAATTGCCACCACATGATGCTCATGCTCACGGGGAAGTCGAAGCACCGCGACTACAGGTTCAGGCCTCGGAGCATCACCACCGTCGGGGAGCTGGTGATCGTGGAGGGGTGGGAAGAAGAGATCATGAGAGCGTATTGGGTGCACGTTTGGACGGTTAAGGACGGCCAGATCACCGAGTTTCGAGAGTATTTCAATACGTGGCTTACCGTGATTCTTCAAGTACCGGGCGAAGACGGGAAGGAGAATGTGAAGGCGTGGCAGAGTGAGCCTCAGCAGCGGCTGAATTGGTCGTTGCCTGATTTGGTTCTAACTGTTTGA
- the LOC131314247 gene encoding short-chain dehydrogenase reductase 2a-like, with amino-acid sequence MPAQLMYEETLQHVMSSKENTPLFPKRLEGKVAIVTGGAKGIGEATVRIFVKNGAKVIIADIDDPNGTVLANALSPSATYLHCDVTSEGDIKNLINATISLHGRLDILFNNAGILGNQTKSKKSIASFDPNEFDKIVAVNVKGAALGMKHAARVMVPRRSGCIISTASVAGVMGGLGPHAYSASKHALVGLTKNVACELGKFGIRVNCISPFGVATSMLVNAWRGCHEEEEGGEGTAVEGGSGVPGVEEMEKMEEIVRGMANLKGVTLRGRDIAEAALYLASDESKYVSGHNLVVDGGFTTSKDCVGL; translated from the exons atgcCTGCGCAACTGATGTATGAGGAAACCCTCCAGCATGTGATGAGCAGCAAGGAGAACACCCCTCTTTTCCCGAAAAG ATTGGAGGGAAAAGTGGCAATCGTAACCGGCGGTGCTAAAGGAATAGGGGAGGCCACAGTAAGAATCTTTGTAAAAAACGGAGCAAAAGTGATAATCGCCGATATCGACGATCCAAACGGCACCGTTCTAGCCAACGCATTATCCCCCTCGGCAACCTATCTCCACTGCGACGTGACCTCGGAAGGGGACATCAAAAACCTGATCAACGCAACAATCTCCCTCCACGGCCGCCTCGACATCCTCTTCAACAACGCCGGAATCCTCGGAAACCAGACGAAGAGCAAGAAGAGCATCGCCAGCTTCGATCCGAACGAGTTCGACAAGATCGTGGCGGTGAACGTCAAGGGGGCCGCACTGGGGATGAAGCACGCGGCGCGCGTGATGGTGCCGAGAAGGAGCGGGTGCATCATCAGCACAGCTAGCGTGGCGGGAGTCATGGGAGGGCTGGGGCCGCACGCTTATTCGGCGTCCAAACACGCCCTTGTTGGGTTAACCAAGAATGTGGCTTGCGAGTTGGGGAAGTTTGGGATTAGGGTTAACTGTATTTCTCCATTTGGGGTGGCTACTTCCATGCTTGTGAATGCATGGAGGGGGTGtcacgaggaggaggagggaggcgAGGGGACGGCGGTGGAGGGTGGATCAGGGGTGCCTGGGGTGGAAGAAATGGAAAAGATGGAGGAAATAGTGAGAGGGATGGCTAATCTTAAAGGTGTGACACTGAGGGGTAGAGATATAGCTGAGGCTGCACTTTATCTTGCTAGTGATGAGTCCAAGTATGTGAGTGGTCATAACCTTGTGGTTGATGGTGGGTTTACCACCTCAAAGGACTGTGTAGGTTTGTAG